The following are from one region of the Silene latifolia isolate original U9 population chromosome 9, ASM4854445v1, whole genome shotgun sequence genome:
- the LOC141602109 gene encoding uncharacterized protein LOC141602109 translates to MGRSLVRHPGVRGCYTAGNKRFLQLNELDELRMDVYENVKLYKEWTKQWHDSKITRKEIIVGDKVLLFNSRFQLFPRNLRSRWSGPFEVVTVFPYGSFELKNNKGECLKVNGHRVKYFYEGQPIQARGELELEDLPSLWDE, encoded by the coding sequence aTGGgacggtccttggtaaggcatcctggtgtacgggggtgttacaccgCGGGGAACAAGCGGTTCCTTCAACTCAATGAGCTTGATGAATTGAGAATGGATGTTTATGAGAACGTCAAACTCTACAAGGAGTGGACCAAGCAATGGCATGATTCGAAGATCACAAGGAAGGAAATCATTGTAGGGGACAAAGTCCTACTCTTCAACTCCCGGTTCCAATTGTTTCCCAGGAATTTGAGGTCCCGATGGTCGGGACCCTTTGAAGTAGTGACCGTGTTTCCATATGGATCATTTGAATTGAAGAATAACAAGGGTGAATGCTTAAAGGTAAATGGACACCGAGTGAAGTACTTTTATGAGGGTCAACCCATCCAGGCCCGAGGTGAACTTGAATTAGAAGACCTCCCATCTTTGTGGGATGAGTAA
- the LOC141598456 gene encoding uncharacterized protein LOC141598456, protein MSETFNAYIINARLKHVIYMLEEIRTSLMKRLMEKKTAMESSTHVVCPIVQARLEVEKDKSSECEALPSKPTLFQVTHGIECLTVDLEGRTCTCRKWDLTGIPCFHAMAAIFSIHGHAEDYVDDMYKREAYLLSYNLSISPCPGQRHWPKVDLPLNPPPIKVGPGRPRRKRRRDPFENPKKPGKLTKHGIEMSCSVCKSKTHNKRKCLDKDNQPPPPPKKPMGRPRKQPRVESNGEPQPASNGHHDAMTQPTRIGRGGRVIRSGGRGARGGRNGRGGRSGRGGRSGRVPQGFGVLIDEQGHAYTNAMGSNNGPRSIMEGPCTQQSVNQNQ, encoded by the exons ATGTCAGAAACTTTTAATGCCTACATTATTAATGCTAGATTAAAACATGTGATTTACATGCTTGAAGAGATAAGGACTTCACTGATGAAGAGGCTGATGGAGAAAAAAACAGCAATGGAGTCATCAACTCATGTTGTTTGTCCTATAGTGCAAGCAAGGCTTGAGGTGGAGAAGGATAAGTCTTCTGAATGTGAAGCTTTACCATCAAAACCAACTCTTTTCCAGGTAACACATGGGATTGAATGCTTGACTGTTGACTTGGAAGGAAGGACATGTACATGTAGGAAATGGGATTTAACTGGCATCCCATGTTTTCATGCTATGGCAGCAATCTTTAGTATACATGGTCATGCTGAAGACTATGTGGATGACATGTATAAAAGAGAAGCTTATCTTCTCAGTTACAATCTGTCTATTAGTCCTTGTCCAGGCCAGAGACATTGGCCAAAGGTAGACTTGCCACTTAATCCCCCTCCCATTAAAGTTGGACCTGGTAGGCCTAGGAGAAAAAGAAGAAGGGATCCTTTTGAGAACCCTAAAAAACCAGGTAAGTTGACCAAGCATGGAATTGAGATGTCATGTTCAGTTTGTAAATCTAAAACACACAACAAAAGAAAGTGCCTTGACAAAGACAACCAACCCCCACCCCCTCCAAAAAAACCAATGGGAAGACCTAGGAAACAACCTAGGGTAGAGAGCAATGGGGAACCACAACCTGCCTCTAATGGTCATCATGATGCAATGACACAACCAACAAGAATTGGTAGAGGAGGCAGGGTCATAAGGTCTGGAGGTAGAGgtgcaagaggaggaagaaatGGCAGAGGTGGAAGAAGTGGCAGAGGTGGAAGAAGTGGCAGG GTCCCACAAGGATTTGGAGTATTGATTGATGAGCAAGGTCATGCTTATACAAAT GCTATGGGTAGTAATAATGGACCAAGGAGCATTATGGAGGGACCATGTACTCAACAATCAGTCAACCAAAATCAGTAG